The following are encoded together in the Geobacter sulfurreducens PCA genome:
- a CDS encoding mobile mystery protein A has product MLPSRKRLVLEQLGKTLSRFAGLQAVSPPARGWIRAIREALGMSGVQFAARLGVTPPRVTALERDELSGAVTMKTMRQAAEALDCVFLYALVPRTSLEETIRRQAEAVARERLLRVSHTMMLESQQLSEEEMKQALDAAVEELVRTMPKDLWSKAP; this is encoded by the coding sequence ATGCTGCCAAGCCGAAAACGTCTCGTTCTTGAACAACTGGGGAAAACTCTCTCACGTTTCGCCGGACTACAAGCAGTATCTCCCCCGGCAAGGGGGTGGATACGAGCCATCCGGGAAGCGTTGGGGATGTCTGGCGTACAGTTTGCCGCCCGTTTGGGGGTGACGCCGCCACGGGTGACGGCGCTGGAACGGGATGAACTGTCCGGGGCCGTTACCATGAAGACCATGCGCCAGGCTGCGGAGGCTCTGGATTGCGTGTTTCTCTATGCTCTGGTGCCGCGCACGAGCCTTGAGGAAACCATTAGGAGGCAGGCGGAGGCCGTGGCGCGTGAGCGCCTGTTGCGGGTGTCCCACACCATGATGCTGGAAAGCCAGCAGCTCTCGGAAGAGGAGATGAAACAGGCGCTGGATGCTGCGGTGGAGGAACTGGTGCGGACTATGCCGAAAGATTTGTGGAGCAAAGCCCCATGA
- a CDS encoding mobile mystery protein B, with protein MNFEYPDGATPLDSDEAEGLLLTHITSRGELDRWEQENIAEGEAWAFGRRQKNILSEAFIRRLHKRMFGHVWRWAGEFRRSDKNIGVTWWQVPIELRKLCDDVVAWIAFGTYPPDEIAVRFHHRLVAIHPFANGNGRHARTMTDLLLVQALQRPRFTWGSGNLVSVGDCRRYYIEALRAADRHDYQLLLEFVRM; from the coding sequence ATGAACTTCGAGTACCCCGACGGGGCAACTCCTCTTGATTCAGATGAGGCTGAAGGGCTTCTCCTGACGCATATTACCTCACGCGGCGAGCTGGATCGCTGGGAGCAGGAAAATATCGCGGAAGGGGAGGCCTGGGCTTTCGGACGCAGGCAGAAGAATATCCTGAGCGAAGCCTTTATTCGTCGTCTGCATAAGCGGATGTTCGGCCATGTATGGCGTTGGGCCGGAGAGTTCCGCAGAAGCGACAAGAATATCGGCGTCACGTGGTGGCAGGTGCCGATTGAACTACGCAAACTGTGCGACGATGTTGTCGCCTGGATAGCGTTCGGCACCTACCCGCCCGACGAGATTGCCGTGCGGTTCCATCACCGGCTGGTGGCCATACATCCGTTTGCCAACGGCAACGGCCGGCATGCCCGGACCATGACCGACCTGTTGCTCGTCCAGGCTCTGCAGCGTCCTCGATTTACCTGGGGAAGCGGCAATCTCGTCAGTGTCGGCGACTGCCGGCGCTACTATATCGAAGCGCTTCGCGCCGCCGACCGGCATGATTATCAACTTCTGCTGGAATTTGTGCGGATGTGA
- the cas5e gene encoding type I-E CRISPR-associated protein Cas5/CasD yields the protein MRDYLILKLQGPMQSWGEHTFEGKRPSGNFPTRSALLGLLGACLGIRRNEAGRLQQLADSVAFAVRKEERFRIRHDGRKTSLPIIKATDYHTVRDAREDYFGLKSHETIQTWREYLFDATYTVAVWNTDVATISLVELEQAVKSPHFTPYLGRRSCPLSRPLFEMSFSAANACDALRMIPSDGGVIYSEEPGETRTIRLRDVPLVRQPRQFASRNVHVYGGVDVSE from the coding sequence ATGCGTGATTATCTGATCCTCAAGCTGCAAGGACCCATGCAGTCATGGGGGGAGCATACTTTCGAGGGAAAGCGACCGTCCGGCAATTTCCCCACACGTAGCGCCCTCCTCGGCCTGCTCGGGGCCTGCCTGGGCATCAGGCGAAACGAGGCCGGTCGCCTGCAACAACTGGCAGACAGCGTTGCCTTTGCCGTTCGTAAGGAAGAACGCTTCCGAATTAGGCACGACGGCCGGAAAACTTCCCTGCCGATCATCAAGGCAACCGATTACCACACGGTGAGGGATGCGCGGGAGGATTATTTCGGCCTGAAAAGCCATGAGACCATTCAGACTTGGCGTGAATACCTGTTCGATGCTACCTACACCGTGGCCGTCTGGAATACCGACGTTGCGACGATATCGCTGGTTGAACTGGAACAGGCCGTAAAGTCGCCCCACTTCACCCCCTATCTTGGTCGGCGCAGTTGTCCATTGTCCCGTCCGCTGTTCGAGATGAGCTTTTCTGCAGCGAATGCCTGTGACGCTTTGCGCATGATTCCTTCGGATGGTGGGGTGATCTACAGTGAGGAGCCGGGCGAAACACGAACCATACGGCTTCGTGACGTGCCATTGGTGCGCCAGCCACGCCAGTTTGCCAGCCGCAACGTCCATGTCTATGGAGGGGTCGATGTATCTGAGTAA
- the cas6e gene encoding type I-E CRISPR-associated protein Cas6/Cse3/CasE has product MYLSKVLINGTACRNPYEIHRVLWKLFPEDADAERDFLFRVERSGQQSVEVLLQSRREPTMAASREVLLMGSKPYLLSLQQDQQLRFMLVANPIKTINDESARLNSANEIKKCRVPLIREEDLRAWLKRKLEGVAVIEAVEVEKRPAMNFRKAREKRVGKVQAVSFHGVLSVTDPVGLISLINTGIGPAKAFGCGLLSLART; this is encoded by the coding sequence ATGTATCTGAGTAAAGTCTTGATCAACGGGACAGCCTGTCGCAATCCCTACGAGATTCATCGAGTGTTGTGGAAGCTCTTTCCCGAAGATGCCGATGCCGAGCGTGATTTTCTCTTTCGTGTTGAGCGATCCGGTCAACAGAGCGTGGAGGTGTTGTTGCAGTCCCGACGTGAACCTACTATGGCTGCATCTCGTGAAGTACTCTTGATGGGAAGCAAACCCTACCTTCTCAGCCTCCAGCAGGATCAGCAGCTGCGCTTTATGCTAGTCGCCAACCCGATAAAGACGATCAACGACGAAAGCGCGAGACTAAATAGTGCCAATGAAATAAAGAAGTGCCGCGTTCCGCTGATTCGTGAGGAGGATCTGCGTGCATGGCTGAAACGGAAACTTGAGGGCGTGGCCGTCATTGAGGCGGTCGAGGTAGAAAAGCGGCCGGCTATGAACTTTCGTAAGGCCAGGGAAAAGCGGGTCGGTAAGGTACAGGCGGTTAGTTTTCATGGTGTGTTGTCAGTGACGGACCCCGTCGGGTTGATATCCCTGATCAATACCGGCATCGGCCCTGCCAAGGCCTTTGGCTGCGGTTTGCTATCGCTGGCTAGGACATAA
- the cas1e gene encoding type I-E CRISPR-associated endonuclease Cas1e — translation MQPQLPPLKPIPIKDRISVLYVERGNLDVLDGAFVVVDKTGVRTHLPVGGVACLMLEPGTRVSHAAVTLASRIGCLLVWIGEAGVRLYASGQPGGARADRLLYQAKLALDDSARLKVVRKMYALRFREEPPERRSVEQLRGIEGVRVRKMYELLARQHGVAWKARNYDHTQWESGDVPNRCLSSATACLYGICEAAILAAGYAPAVGFIHTGKPQSFVYDIADIFKFETVVPVAFRIAAKKPRDPEREVRLACRDAFRQSKILHRIIPTIEQVLAAGGMDVPTPPPESVEAVIPNKEGIGDAGHRG, via the coding sequence ATGCAGCCACAGCTTCCTCCCCTTAAACCCATCCCGATAAAAGATCGCATCTCGGTTCTCTATGTGGAAAGGGGGAACCTCGATGTGCTTGACGGCGCCTTCGTGGTGGTGGACAAGACCGGCGTCCGCACCCATCTCCCCGTTGGCGGGGTGGCGTGTCTCATGCTGGAGCCGGGCACACGGGTATCCCATGCAGCGGTGACGCTCGCCTCCCGGATCGGCTGCCTCCTCGTCTGGATCGGCGAGGCCGGGGTCAGGCTCTACGCCTCGGGCCAGCCGGGCGGGGCGCGGGCCGACCGGCTCCTCTATCAGGCGAAACTGGCCCTGGACGATTCGGCTCGGTTGAAAGTTGTGCGCAAGATGTACGCCCTCCGCTTCAGGGAAGAACCTCCCGAGCGGCGGAGCGTGGAACAACTGCGCGGCATTGAGGGGGTGAGGGTTCGTAAGATGTATGAGCTTCTCGCCCGCCAGCACGGTGTTGCGTGGAAGGCCCGCAACTACGACCACACTCAGTGGGAAAGCGGCGATGTGCCGAACCGCTGTCTGTCATCGGCCACCGCCTGTCTCTACGGTATCTGCGAGGCGGCGATCCTGGCGGCGGGCTATGCGCCGGCGGTCGGTTTCATCCATACCGGCAAGCCCCAATCGTTCGTCTACGACATCGCCGACATCTTCAAGTTCGAAACCGTGGTGCCGGTGGCCTTCCGGATCGCCGCCAAAAAGCCCCGCGACCCGGAGCGGGAAGTGCGGCTCGCCTGTCGCGATGCCTTCCGTCAGTCAAAGATTCTGCATCGCATCATACCTACCATTGAGCAAGTGCTAGCAGCCGGTGGCATGGATGTGCCCACGCCGCCGCCCGAGTCGGTCGAAGCCGTAATTCCGAACAAGGAGGGGATCGGAGATGCTGGTCATCGTGGTTGA
- the cas2e gene encoding type I-E CRISPR-associated endoribonuclease Cas2e has protein sequence MLVIVVENAPPRLRGRLALWLLEVRAGVYVGKVSRRVREMIWNTTVQGIDDGNAVMAWSTNTESGFDFLTLGANRRVPVEMDGIKLVSFLPENGAQQAAEP, from the coding sequence ATGCTGGTCATCGTGGTTGAGAATGCGCCTCCGAGGCTGCGCGGCCGGCTGGCTCTCTGGCTGCTTGAAGTGCGGGCCGGAGTCTACGTGGGCAAAGTCTCGCGTCGGGTGCGGGAGATGATCTGGAATACCACCGTGCAGGGGATAGACGACGGTAACGCCGTCATGGCTTGGAGTACCAACACAGAGTCGGGTTTCGATTTCCTAACCCTCGGCGCTAACCGGCGAGTTCCGGTAGAGATGGATGGAATCAAGCTGGTGTCATTCCTGCCGGAGAATGGAGCACAGCAGGCTGCCGAACCATGA